Proteins encoded in a region of the Pelobates fuscus isolate aPelFus1 chromosome 11, aPelFus1.pri, whole genome shotgun sequence genome:
- the PRR12 gene encoding proline-rich protein 12 isoform X1, protein MDRNYPSAGFGDPLGAGTGWSYERTAKASLVYGSSRGSHPETDILHRQAYATPHPLQGYATNHHPAGTGNNPWWCSDSFSERRDLKEVLGLSGLFETGLHHASSATPDASVMNLISALESRAPQPGPSASSLLSQFRTPSWQTAMHTPAPAELFISGAIPGSGTFPSSSALSAYQHPASFSSRSFPVTSSLTLQDATFSPTSNGLLSPHDPLLHIKSSQSSVPSSLSFDRLGSTVLGTGLPSQSSAYRSAQESASRHLPSQFNLLSSSLGPSEQTSQLYNASVFSSSPASSIERTMPRQDSVIKHYQRPSSAQSQLPSAAAAAHSLQHYLSCGGSYQQMQHRSTLSCSPLGDQSPVSSEGSQQKNSQTRQEQSQSYRPIIQSPGYSTSSSSNKSKSYSASRQTPRSTATPKCQSISTTGQTHNYSSSTPKPSSVIASQSQAYSPGQPQNLLSMSQSQNYAVTQSQNHSAVTQSQGFTSSQAQDLTSGSKSQSYTSSQSQSLQTCVSQNQTYSPEQLQGLSSVGQIPSYSVQTESHVSVSQAPSYVPAHSQGLPTASPSLSYSTGHSPAMSSHGQSIGYSSVSHGQNLSDRSPSQIIRPLQSPTSSRSQSVASPGQSQKYLTSVLSPSFMQQSHSQSYQNSQSSLERTSSYNKPKSDSDLLSTERTDDEDFLIQHLLQSQSPPRVSSESLVECEERSSKSMGYEMSKTEERYHLQSVIRTNSNLDNQGLELSLQSLKDKKKSDRHKEYGNTRSTPESLGTSVVHYSHQGGPMDSFAQDIKKSVDHLPHMDNSNKDLNSAHSYLQKTPEHASQAHRMVESQSMDAHSMLQSQQGTPIMMDTSPDMPLSLTHQPTTQQSQLLQSVLTHTQSQLQAHQRKVQTPMDVHLMEPQRIQAEAQSPQLQMQLQSQALEAHLQSQQMQAHVRSQSMEVHSRSQSIEAQLMDSHQMQADQQSPQLQAQMQSERMQAEMQPERMQAALQSEGMEVHPQNDAMQGLSRPQEIQDFLEPDLNLESHLGQSGSVQSQQHLMNDAGEALHLDAESSQQVPQAQMESKDQFDSPSPQGSKQRFVPLTSICFPDSLLQDEERSFFPGMEDMFCPPPCGNDEFPKSSCGDDGSQNIDRNEAMKNSYEMMQTNQSYSGYCTSESNDNQQNVHLGLDSVSVKHELPSTVNTEQLGLIQSSHGQQSSEVKPGLTSPIFCSSKPKKLLKTSSFHLLKKREPSFQPPKKNYAQEYEFEDDEDKEDVPADIRLNSRRLPDLLPDLISSCRTRPNISPMGDIDFCPPNNMDGPKKRGRKPTKPKREGPPRPRGRPRIRPLVEPHVLGHDGIRKPRGRGRGRGRRMTDGGRESMVMEPLKPLKIKLQVPKGNDTLQMDQAEMLPPPQENALDNSQTREKIKQKIKEVEEKQPEIKSGFMASFLDFLKSGKRQQLPTANTSPSKTRPPMAQQTSQGSFGMASQMLSGSLDSAESDSLVMSCTSPCKRLDDEFKRNLETLPSFSSDEEDSVSKNQDLQKSISSAISALYDPTDRKEVENTGPPVVEEKVASPIPSEPSSQPEPPVPVSPPSPEEAPAPLPPPPPPPLPPPPPEEQPAQSSPEQEEPEDCRPLHLAKKQETAAICGDTDEEDVESGGEGIFRERDEFVIRVEDIQALKLALHTGREPPPIWRVQKALLQKFTPEIKDGQRQFCATSNYLGYFGDAKNRYQRLYVKFLENINKKDYVRVCSKKPWHRPLQTMRRQSQTKAPGSKSPVVVSKTEKCEKLERSLRMDSLGRPEKLDVVEKNEKVERTERLDKTGDEETVEKTETVLKPEGCNAEEIQEQQGVVTNVLKELPLEDLEKVEPVSKVEKIEPVSKVEKPEQIQRNEKVEPVSRTENNEPFIKKEKTGQPVKRDKVEPLVKPETKIPTPKPEKTEAVVKAEKTEPINKSSNLEVAIKPEKSSSGKNQKAVETEKSSPGKQEKSEPVLKPEKASPVAKVDKPDPPIKAEKSSSGGRREKPEPNAKADKVEAIKKMQKSESILKSSLPVEKPVKEEAMEIQEKDGSLEKTDKLESRKKQEHAETTKKTEKPESVEQPEKTEPVKRSEKEEHRDKGGRTDKVEKQSKADRMEKTPKVDRAEKTSKAERTEKPTRTDRTERSARVEKAEKAEKASRVEKPEKATRSERSSKANRAERPTKTDKCERPEKIAKLERIERTTKVEKVSKNDKLEKTEKEKTPRAEKMERHVRVEKAEKVETPQKVALKPKQKQTKVKAEPPPKKRKIWLKEVASSSDSDSSPDQQSEEERVPVGRVLNTRAMKEMFRSYIEMLVSTALDPDMIQALEDTSDELYLPPMRKIDAMVNEHKKKVLKKISLSSSIQEALHTFPQLHSDQGDSISRMKPGGEPYNRKTLNKLKKNVAKPQEFKVDGEKSHFYTLYHSLHHYKYHIFLRCKQETNAIEQQNDDLGQEEVVQQCMRNQPWLEKLFDSFTDLLTQAQSKCA, encoded by the exons GGACGGGGaataatccctggtggtgctCTGACTCATTCTCTGAGCGCCGGGACCTCAAGGAAGTGCTTG GATTGTCCGGGTTATTTGAGACTGGTCTCCACCATGCCAGCAGTGCCACTCCAGATGCCTCGGTTATGAACCTCATCTCTGCCCTGGAATCTCGAGCTCCTCAACCAGGCCCCTCCGCCTCCTCTTTGCTCTCCCAGTTTCGAACGCCATCATGGCAGACAG ccATGCACACCCCTGCCCCAGCAGAACTGTTTATTTCTGGTGCCATTCCTGGATCTGGTACCTTTCCATCATCTTCTGCCCTTTCTGCTTATCAACACCCAGCATCTTTTAGTAGTAGAAGTTTTCCTGTAACCTCTTCCTTGACACTTCAAGATGCCACTTTCAGCCCCACTTCAAATGGACTTCTTTCTCCTCATGATCCTCTTCTCCATATAAAGTCATCACAGTCTTCAGTCCCATCTTCTCTGAGTTTTGATCGTCTTGGCAGCACTGTTTTGGGCACTGGATTACCATCCCAGAGTTCAGCCTACCGCAGCGCCCAAGAGTCAGCTTCACGTCACCTACCTTCACAGTTCAACCTGCTCTCCTCTTCCCTTGGTCCCTCAGAACAAACATCCCAACTTTATAATGCCTCTGTGTTCTCAAGCTCTCCCGCATCTTCGATTGAGAGGACCATGCCTCGACAAGACAGCGTCATTAAGCACTACCAACGTCCTTCTAGTGCCCAGTCACAACTTCCTTCGGCTGCAGCTGCAGCACATTCACTGCAGCACTATCTCAGTTGTGGAGGGAGCTACCAACAGATGCAACATCGTTCCACTTTGTCCTGTAGCCCGTTGGGAGACCAGTCACCTGTTAGCAGTGAGGGTTCTCAACAGAAAAACTCCCAAACCCGTCAAGAGCAGTCTCAGAGCTACAGACCAATAATTCAGTCTCCGGGGTATTCCACCTCTTCATCTTCCAATAAGTCCAAAAGCTACTCTGCTTCTAGGCAGACTCCCAGATCTACTGCCACTCCAAAGTGCCAAAGCATTTCTACCACTGGACAGACACATAATTACTCCTCATCCACTCCAAAGCCTAGCTCAGTTATTGCCAGCCAGTCTCAAGCTTACTCTCCTGGACAACCCCAAAATCTCCTCTCTATGtcccagtctcaaaattatgcgGTTACTCAGTCCCAGAATCACTCTGCTGTCACTCAGTCACAAGGCTTTACATCCAGCCAGGCTCAAGATCTGACTAGCGGGAGCAAGTCTCAGAGCTATACATCTAGCCAATCACAAAGCTTGCAGACTTGCGTAAGCCAGAATCAGACCTACTCCCCAGAGCAATTGCAAGGGTTGTCATCAGTGGGTCAAATCCCAAGTTACAGTGTCCAAACTGAATCTCATGTGTCAGTAAGTCAGGCTCCAAGTTATGTTCCCGCACATTCACAAGGTTTACCAACCGCTAGCCCTTCCCTCAGCTATAGTACTGGTCATTCCCCAGCAATGTCTAGTCATGGTCAGTCCATTGGTTATTCGTCAGTCAGCCATGGCCAAAATTTATCAGATCGTAGTCCATCTCAGATAATTCGACCACTGCAGTCTCCTACGTCAAGCCGATCTCAAAGTGTAGCTTCCCCTGGACAGTCTCAGAAGTATTTGACATCAGTGCTTTCACCATCTTTCATGCAGCAGTCTCATTCACAAAGTTACCAGAACTCTCAGTCCAGCTTAGAAAGAACATCTTCTTACAACAAACCAAAATCGGACTCTGATCTTCTTTCCACTGAAAGAACAGATGATGAAGACTTTCTAATCCAACACCTATTGCAGTCACAAAGTCCCCCTCGTGTCTCCTCCGAGAGCCTAGTGGAATGTGAGGAAAGATCCAGTAAAAGTATGGGCTATGAGATGAGTAAAACAGAGGAGCGATATCACCTACAAAGTGTTATAAGAACGAATTCAAACTTAGACAACCAAGGATTGGAGTTATCTCTTCAGAGCTTAAAGGACAAGAAAAAAAGTGACCGTCATAAGGAATATGGTAATACAAGGTCAACACCTGAATCTTTGGGAACATCTGTTGTACATTACAGTCATCAGGGGGGTCCAATGGATTCCTTTGCTCAGGACATAAAAAAATCAGTGGACCATTTACCACATATGGATAACTCTAATAAAGACTTAAATTCAGCTCATTCGTATCTACAGAAGACTCCAGAACATGCATCACAAGCTCATAGAATGGTGGAGAGCCAGTCGATGGATGCTCACAGCATGCTCCAAAGCCAGCAAGGCACTCCAATTATGATGGATACCTCTCCTGATATGCCACTGTCTCTAACTCACCAGCCCACCACCCAGCAATCTCAGCTTCTGCAGTCTGTACTCACCCACACACAGAGTCAGCTTCAGGCACATCAGAGAAAAGTACAGACACCTATGGACGTACATCTTATGGAACCACAGAGGATTCAAGCTGAAGCACAATCTCCACAGCTGCAGATGCAACTGCAGTCGCAAGCTCTGGAGGCCCATTTGCAGTCACAGCAAATGCAAGCTCATGTCCGCTCACAGTCAATGGAGGTACATTCTCGTTCCCAGTCAATAGAGGCACAGTTGATGGATTCCCACCAAATGCAAGCAGACCAGCAGTCTCCTCAACTCCAGGCACAAATGCAGTCAGAGCGCATGCAAGCAGAAATGCAGCCAGAGAGAATGCAAGCAGCCCTTCAGTCTGAAGGGATGGAAGTACACCCCCAAAATGATGCCATGCAAGGTTTATCACGACCGCAAGAAATCCAGGACTTCCTTGAGCCTGATCTCAACTTAGAATCTCATCTGGGCCAGAGTGGGTCTGTGCAGTCTCAACAACACCTCATGAATGATGCGGGTGAAGCCTTGCACTTGGATGCTGAGTCGTCTCAGCAGGTACCGCAGGCTCAGATGGAGTCTAAAGACCAGTTTGATAGCCCGAGTCCTCAAGGTTCAAAGCAGCGATTTGTTCCCTTGACTTCCATCTGCTTTCCTGATTCTCTTCTACAAGACGAGGAGAGGAGCTTTTTTCCTGGAATGGAAGATATGTTCTGCCCACCTCCCTGTGGTAATGATGAGTTTCCCAAGTCAAGTTGTGGTGATGATGGATCTCAGAACATAGATAGAAATGAGGCCATGAAGAACAGTTATGAAATGATGCAGACTAATCAAAGCTATTCTGGTTACTGCACCTCTGAAAGTAATGACAATCAGCAGAATGTCCACTTAGGTCTTGATTCTGTATCTGTTAAGCATGAACTGCCATCAACCGTCAACACGGAACAGTTGGGACTTATTCAATCTAGTCATGGTCAGCAATCATCCGAGGTGAAGCCTGGCTTAACCTCACCCATATTCTGCTCTTCTAAACCCAAGAAACTTCTCAAGACATCTTCGTTTCATCTGCTTAAAAAGAGGGAACCCTCTTTTCAGCCTCCTAAGAAAAATTATGCCCAAGAATATGAGTTTGAAGATGACGAAGACAAGGAAGATGTTCCTGCAGATATCAGATTAAATAGTCGCAGACTGCCTGACCTTCTCCCAGATCTCATCTCCAGTTGCCGTACACGACCTAACATAAGTCCAATGGGGGATATTGATTTTTGTCCTCCAAATAACATGGATGGTCCAAAAAAAAGAGGCAGGAAACCAACTAAACCAAAAAGGGAGGGTCCCCCAAGGCCAAGGGGAAGACCAAGGATCAGACCATTGGTAGAACCCCATGTGTTGGGACATGATGGCATTAGAAAGCCACGTGGACGAGGAAGAGGGAGAGGCAGGAGAATGACAGACGGAGGAAGGGAAAGTATGGTGATGGAGCCTCTGAAACCACTAAAG ATCAAACTGCAGGTGCCAAAAGGAAATGATACTTTGCAGATGGACCAAGCAGAGATGCTCCCTCCTCCTCAAGAGAATGCTCTGGATAACAGCCAGACGAGGGAGAAGATCAAGCAGAAGATCAAGGAAGTAGAGGAAAAACAACCAGAAATTAAATCAGGCTTCATGGCTTCTTTCTTGGATTTCCTAAAATCGGGCAAGAGGCAGCAGCTGCCCACTGCCAACACCAGTCCCTCAAAGACTCGACCACCTATGGCCCAACAGACTTCGCAGGGTTCTTTTGGCATGGCCTCTCAAATGCTTTCTGGCTCTCTGGACTCTGCGGAAAGTGATAGTCTGGTGATGAGTTGCACCAGCCCTTGCAAACGTTTAGATGATGAGTTTAAGAGGAACCTGGAGACACTTCCTTCTTTTTCTTCAGATGAAGAGGACTCGGTCAGCAAAAACCAAGATCTGCAAAAGAGCATCTCTTCAGCTATCTCTGCTCTCTATGACCCTACTGACCGCAAGGAGGTAGAAAACACAG GACCCCCTGTGGTGGAAGAGAAAGTGGCCAGTCCTATACCATCAGAACCCTCATCGCAGCCCGAACCACCAGTTCCAGTCTCTCCTCCGTCTCCAGAGGAAGCTCCAGCTCCCctacctccaccaccaccaccacctcttcctcctcctccaccagaGGAACAACCTGCCCAGTCGTCCCCAGAACAGGAAGAACCTGAAGACTGCAGGCCTCTTCACCTTGCCAAGAAGCAGGAGACAGCAGCTATTTGTGGGGACACCGATGAGGAGGATGTAGAGAGTGGCGGAGAAGGAATCTTCCGTGAGAGAGATGAGTTTGTTATCCGAGTGGAGGATATTCAGGCTTTAAAG CTTGCCCTACACACAGGACGAGAGCCACCTCCTATCTGGAGAGTTCAAAAAGCTTTATTGCAGAAATTCACCCCTGAGATCAAAGACGGACAACGTCAGTTTTGTGCCACCAGCAAT TATTTGGGATATTTTGGTGACGCTAAGAACAGGTACCAGCGTCTGTATGTGAAATTCCTTGAGAATATCAACAAAAAAGACTACGTGAGGGTGTGCTCTAAGAAACCATGGCATCGTCCCCTCCAAACCATGAG GAGGCAAAGTCAGACAAAAGCCCCAGGTAGTAAAAGTCCAGTGGTGGTTTCAAAGACTGAAAAATGCGAGAAACTTGAACGTTCTCTGAGGATGGACTCTCTGGGCCGACCTGAAAAGCTTGATGTTGTAGAAAAGAACGAAAAGGTAGAACGAACTGAACGACTTGATAAAACTGGAGATGAGGAGACAGTTGAGAAAACTGAAACTGTGTTGAAACCAGAAGGCTGCAATGCAGAGGAAATCCAAGAACAGCAGGGGGTTGTAACCAACGTATTAAAGGAGCTGCCTCTAGAAGATCTTGAAAAAGTTGAGCCAGTTTCCAAGGTGGAAAAGATTGAGCCAGTTTCCAAGGTAGAAAAGCCAGAGCAAATTCAGAGGAATGAAAAAGTAGAGCCAGTTAGTAGGACAGAAAATAATGAACCATTCATAAAGAAAGAAAAGACAGGACAACCAGTTAAACGAGATAAGGTTGAGCCATTGGTCAAGCCAGAGACGAAGATACCAACTCCAAAACCAGAAAAGACAGAAGCAGTAGTTAAAGCAGAGAAAACTGAACCGATTAATAAGTCATCAAATTTAGAAGTTGCTATAAAGCCTGAAAAGAGTTCTTCTGGAAAGAATCAGAAAGCTGTGGAGACTGAAAAGAGTTCTCCTGGAAAACAAGAAAAGTCAGAACCTGTTCTTAAGCCTGAGAAAGCATCACCTGTTGCAAAGGTGGACAAACCAGACCCACCCATAAAGGCAGAAAAGAGCTCTTCAGGTGGAAGGCGCGAGAAGCCAGAGCCCAATGCAAAGGCAGATAAAGTGGAGGCAATCAAGAAAATGCAAAAGTCTGAGAGCATCCTAAAGTCATCACTGCCGGTGGAAAAGCCAGTAAAGGAAGAGGCAATGGAAATTCAAGAAAAGGATGGATCTTTAGAAAAGACAGATAAGCTAGAGTCACGCAAGAAACAGGAACATGCAGagacaacaaaaaaaacagaaaagcctGAGTCAGTAGAACAGCCAGAGAAAACTGAGCCTGTAAAAAGATCTGAAAAAGAAGAACACCGAGACAAGGGAGGTCGGACTGATAAAGTGGAAAAACAGTCAAAAGCTGATCGAATGGAAAAGACTCCTAAGGTGGACCGTGCTGAAAAAACGTCAAAAGCAGAACGTACAGAGAAACCAACTAGGACAGATAGGACAGAACGGTCAGCCAGAGTAGAAAAAGCAGAAAAAGCAGAAAAAGCAAGCAGGGTAGAGAAGCCAGAAAAAGCCACTAGGTCAGAGAGATCATCAAAGGCAAACAGGGCAGAAAGACCTACAAAAACAGACAAGTGTGAAAGACCTGAAAAGATAGCCAAGCTAGAACGGATAGAAAGGACAACAAAGGTTGAAAAAGTATCCAAGAATGACAAattagaaaagacagagaaagaaaaaacaccaagagCAGAGAAAATGGAACGACATGTCAGGGTGGAAAAAGCGGAGAAGGTGGAAACACCACAAAAGGTTGCGCTTAAACCTAAGCAGAAACAGACGAAGGTGAAGGCCGAGCCACCACCCAAAAAGAGGAAAATATGGTTAAAAGAAGTGGCGTCGTCCTCGGATTCAGACTCTTCCCCAGACCAGCAGAGTGAAGAAG AACGAGTGCCAGTGGGCCGTGTATTGAACACGAGGGCCATGAAGGAGATGTTTCGGAGTTACATTGAGATGCTGGTTAGCACAGCTCTGGACCCAGACATGATACAGGCGTTGGAAGACACCAGCG ACGAACTTTACCTTCCGCCCATGAGAAAAATCGATGCCATGGTAAATGAGCACAAGAAGAAAGTGCTTAAAAAGATCTCTCTGAGTTCATCCATACAG GAGGCACTTCATACGTTCCCACAACTTCACAGTGATCAAGGAGACTCTATCTCCAGGATGAAACCTGGAGGGGAGCCTTACAACCGAAAAACACTTAACAAGTTAAAAAAGAATGTAGCAAAACCACAG